One part of the Natrinema salinisoli genome encodes these proteins:
- a CDS encoding ABC transporter permease has product MSSHQQETDATPRKAGYYHLARAVLYREYLIFVRYPANAIGGIIISLFFFGVLFYGGRMIAGQALTDSIEGIIVGYFLWTLSVGAYSSISNDIGSEVQWGTLERHVMSPFGFAPVALLKGVAKIVRTFITSTIILAVMIVLTGTTLELHLFTIVVIATLSIVSVLGLGLAAGGVTVLYKQIGNWLNLLQFGFIVLISAPAFDLGWMKLLPLAHGSALLQRAMIDGLRLWEFEPAEIALLFGTAAGYFVLGYTVFQYATRRARRLGVLGDY; this is encoded by the coding sequence ATGAGTTCGCACCAGCAGGAGACAGACGCCACACCGCGGAAAGCCGGATATTATCACCTCGCACGAGCCGTTCTCTACCGCGAGTATCTGATCTTCGTTCGGTATCCCGCCAACGCCATCGGTGGTATCATCATCTCACTGTTCTTTTTCGGCGTGCTCTTCTACGGCGGGCGGATGATCGCCGGGCAAGCGCTCACCGATTCGATCGAGGGGATCATCGTCGGCTACTTCCTGTGGACGCTGTCGGTGGGTGCGTACTCCTCCATCTCGAACGATATCGGGAGCGAAGTGCAGTGGGGGACCCTCGAGCGCCACGTGATGTCGCCGTTCGGGTTCGCTCCTGTCGCGCTGTTGAAAGGCGTTGCAAAGATCGTCCGAACGTTCATCACGTCGACGATAATTCTGGCAGTGATGATCGTGCTCACCGGCACGACGCTCGAGTTGCATCTCTTCACGATCGTCGTCATCGCGACGCTCAGCATCGTTTCGGTCCTCGGACTCGGGCTCGCAGCTGGTGGCGTTACCGTGCTCTACAAGCAGATCGGTAACTGGCTAAACCTCCTTCAGTTCGGGTTCATCGTGCTTATTTCTGCACCTGCGTTCGACCTCGGGTGGATGAAATTACTGCCACTCGCACACGGGAGTGCACTCCTCCAACGTGCAATGATCGACGGGCTCCGACTGTGGGAATTCGAACCCGCTGAGATAGCGCTTCTGTTCGGAACTGCCGCTGGCTACTTCGTGTTGGGGTATACCGTCTTTCAGTATGCGACCCGCCGGGCGAGACGGCTCGGCGTTCTCGGTGACTACTAA
- a CDS encoding ABC transporter substrate-binding protein — MRHSRRQLLATLGAGTLAGCIGGSDSEAEATEASLLLNWKPNGLHVPYYTAIERGFFEEEGVELTEIEPGEGSDFSATQAGLGNTEFAITSADQILNANAKDLDVVAVGVIMQRGPVQVFTARDNFGTELTESEQLAGVTLGSGPGMVRQMTEAYLEHEGILDDVEYVDSGFDTVQQLLSGEIDAASGVFSDVVDARHQGYEIDTLSVNDAIPAYGHVIATSRSFADSNPDTVRSFLRAAAHGAVWANNNPDDATGLLLDAVPELEDTRTNQRDKWNELRTEFMLSEAIREHGWGWNESAVWESLRTTLANGDYPGGEVDSEEVWTNDYLDTDDEYIGEYGELIE, encoded by the coding sequence ATGAGGCACAGTAGACGACAGCTGCTCGCCACGCTTGGGGCCGGAACGCTCGCAGGGTGCATAGGAGGAAGCGATAGCGAAGCGGAAGCGACGGAGGCATCGCTACTTCTCAATTGGAAACCCAATGGTCTCCACGTTCCGTACTATACCGCTATCGAACGGGGATTTTTCGAAGAGGAAGGAGTGGAACTGACCGAGATCGAACCTGGAGAGGGATCCGATTTTTCGGCGACTCAGGCCGGGTTGGGAAATACCGAATTCGCGATTACGAGCGCCGATCAGATCCTGAACGCGAACGCGAAAGACCTCGACGTTGTCGCGGTCGGTGTTATCATGCAGCGTGGGCCAGTTCAAGTGTTCACCGCCCGTGACAATTTCGGAACGGAACTCACGGAAAGCGAGCAGTTGGCTGGTGTCACACTCGGGAGCGGTCCCGGGATGGTTCGGCAGATGACGGAAGCGTATCTCGAACACGAGGGGATCCTCGATGACGTTGAATACGTCGACAGTGGGTTCGATACGGTTCAGCAGTTGCTCTCCGGAGAAATCGACGCAGCCAGCGGCGTGTTCAGCGACGTCGTCGACGCTCGCCACCAGGGGTACGAGATCGATACGCTCTCGGTCAACGACGCGATCCCGGCCTACGGTCACGTTATCGCGACGTCGCGATCGTTCGCCGACTCGAATCCCGACACAGTTCGATCGTTCCTTCGGGCGGCTGCTCACGGGGCAGTCTGGGCGAACAATAACCCCGACGACGCGACCGGACTGCTCCTCGATGCCGTCCCGGAACTCGAGGACACACGCACGAATCAACGCGACAAGTGGAACGAACTCCGGACGGAGTTTATGCTGTCGGAAGCGATTCGAGAACACGGCTGGGGATGGAACGAGTCGGCCGTCTGGGAGTCGCTTCGAACCACGCTAGCGAACGGCGATTACCCCGGTGGAGAGGTGGACTCAGAGGAGGTCTGGACGAACGACTATCTCGATACGGACGACGAATACATCGGGGAATACGGTGAGCTGATCGAATAG
- a CDS encoding ABC transporter permease gives MLTVGCWHIAVVLANLPTVVLPSPVEVGVALVDLRWILAGDAAVTALTAGLGLAAGLVIGTMLAFFMAVSRSAAAVVLPYVVALRIAPVIAIAPLLFLWFGRGIPGKVLLVTTLTVFPITIASLDGLRSTPESYLTLLRSVGASTSTIFVHVRLPAAAPSVFAGVKNAATLAVIGAVVAEFVTLDAGIGYRVFETSSALQTAESYAALAVLSGLGLLFYGIPSLLERVARTRFE, from the coding sequence GTGCTCACCGTTGGATGCTGGCATATAGCCGTCGTCCTCGCTAACCTCCCGACCGTCGTACTTCCCTCTCCGGTGGAAGTGGGTGTCGCACTCGTCGACCTTCGCTGGATACTCGCCGGCGATGCTGCAGTAACAGCGCTGACAGCCGGACTCGGATTGGCTGCGGGGCTCGTCATCGGCACGATGCTGGCGTTTTTCATGGCCGTCTCTCGGTCCGCTGCAGCGGTTGTCCTCCCGTACGTAGTCGCGCTCCGTATCGCGCCGGTCATCGCTATCGCTCCGCTCCTGTTCCTCTGGTTCGGCCGCGGAATACCGGGAAAAGTCCTCCTCGTCACGACCTTGACCGTCTTTCCGATAACCATCGCGTCGCTCGACGGACTGCGATCGACCCCCGAATCGTATCTCACGCTACTCCGGTCCGTCGGCGCGTCGACGTCGACGATCTTCGTCCACGTTCGACTGCCGGCGGCTGCCCCGAGCGTATTTGCCGGAGTGAAAAACGCAGCGACTCTCGCAGTCATCGGCGCGGTCGTTGCCGAGTTCGTGACGCTCGACGCCGGCATCGGGTATCGCGTGTTCGAAACATCCAGCGCACTCCAGACAGCCGAGTCGTACGCTGCACTCGCCGTCCTCTCCGGGCTCGGGCTCCTCTTTTACGGTATCCCATCACTCCTCGAACGGGTGGCCAGAACGAGATTCGAATGA
- a CDS encoding ABC transporter permease, whose translation MRGNSIDVRRSEIVLPFVALLVGVSLWWLGTTLLAIPSFLLPSPGAVLAQLFGSPMLYFRNVVATLEKVVYGGAIGIAIGFGLGILLGTVPVLRTALYPYLVTVRVLPKIAVAPLLLIYLGTGLMTAILFIALITFFPLVLNTVAGLSRTPERHVELLRSVDASKVDTFVHLRLPYAIPDVFAGLKQSVTLAVVGTIVAEWVVASSGLGYLILLGSENLRTDIIIAALVVLVFIGVALYGLVGICQRMVQRRVPLS comes from the coding sequence ATGAGAGGGAACTCGATCGATGTACGGCGGAGCGAAATCGTGCTCCCGTTCGTGGCGTTGCTCGTCGGCGTTTCACTGTGGTGGCTCGGAACCACACTACTGGCTATCCCATCGTTTCTGTTGCCGTCTCCGGGGGCAGTACTCGCGCAACTGTTCGGCAGCCCGATGTTGTATTTTCGGAACGTCGTCGCGACGCTCGAAAAAGTCGTATACGGCGGTGCTATCGGTATCGCCATCGGATTCGGACTCGGTATTCTCCTGGGTACGGTCCCGGTACTCCGAACGGCACTCTATCCGTATCTGGTTACCGTCCGGGTGCTCCCGAAGATAGCGGTCGCTCCCCTCTTGTTGATTTACCTCGGGACGGGGTTGATGACCGCGATCCTGTTCATCGCGCTCATCACGTTCTTTCCGCTGGTATTGAATACTGTCGCCGGACTCTCACGGACGCCGGAACGGCACGTCGAATTACTCCGCTCGGTCGACGCGAGCAAGGTGGACACGTTCGTTCATCTCAGGTTGCCGTATGCGATTCCGGACGTGTTCGCCGGGTTGAAACAATCGGTCACGCTCGCTGTCGTCGGTACGATCGTGGCCGAGTGGGTCGTCGCGAGCAGCGGTCTCGGCTACCTCATCCTTCTGGGTTCCGAAAACCTTCGAACGGATATTATCATTGCCGCACTCGTCGTCCTCGTGTTCATCGGCGTCGCGTTGTACGGTCTGGTCGGCATCTGCCAGCGGATGGTTCAACGCCGAGTGCCGCTTTCCTGA
- a CDS encoding ABC transporter ATP-binding protein — protein MIAIDDATVAFETVTAIADIDLKIQPSEFVTIVGPSGCGKTTLLRVIGGLESPTDGTVTIDGNAPAVRRDAGDIGFVFQDHTLLPWKTALENVQFLRRMAGKPPNETQARSLLESVGLDGFIDAYPRELSGGMKQRVAIVRALHLDADVLLLDEPFGALDEITRDQLGVELRRLHEREQKTTLFVTHSVPEAAFLGDRCVVVTDTPGRIKATLEIDFSDRRDTELLGSVEYQKQVADIRRELYDGVENRR, from the coding sequence ATGATAGCTATCGACGACGCAACCGTCGCCTTCGAGACTGTCACTGCGATCGCCGATATCGATCTGAAGATCCAGCCGAGCGAGTTCGTCACTATCGTCGGACCGTCTGGTTGTGGGAAAACGACGCTCCTGCGCGTGATCGGCGGACTGGAGTCCCCGACCGACGGAACCGTCACGATAGACGGCAACGCACCAGCGGTCCGTCGCGATGCCGGTGATATCGGGTTCGTCTTTCAGGATCACACACTTCTCCCGTGGAAGACGGCACTCGAGAACGTTCAGTTCCTTCGCCGAATGGCGGGAAAACCCCCGAACGAGACGCAGGCACGCTCACTGTTGGAATCGGTCGGACTCGACGGGTTCATCGATGCGTATCCGCGAGAGCTCTCCGGCGGGATGAAACAGCGGGTCGCTATCGTCAGGGCCCTACATCTCGATGCTGACGTCTTGCTTCTGGACGAACCGTTCGGCGCGCTCGACGAGATCACGCGAGACCAACTCGGCGTCGAACTCCGTCGGCTTCACGAACGAGAACAGAAGACGACATTGTTCGTCACCCATAGCGTTCCAGAAGCGGCGTTTCTGGGTGACCGATGCGTCGTCGTCACGGACACGCCGGGACGGATCAAAGCGACGCTCGAGATCGACTTTTCGGACCGGCGGGATACGGAGCTGCTCGGAAGCGTCGAATACCAGAAACAGGTCGCGGATATCAGACGGGAGCTGTACGACGGCGTCGAAAACAGACGATGA
- a CDS encoding ABC transporter substrate-binding protein: MKAAEHWVLDGDDEQLAADLGLGLGAQSGRVLAYLVRRVEDDRIEDPRARQIDIRLGTGLGNQAVADALSRLSDRGLVTETTLESEEGRPPKAWSTDHTVETAMHDAYATRAAELIGTANADLSSSTPADRGTIRLGFNWRPNGLHVPFYAAQIEGTYDNVGVDVEFVHYNGSEQALRAVAGGDVDVGIVGAAVLTDARRDGDSITPIAVLYQRAMTVLYTTRTVFGERLTESEQLRDRCIGMSPNTETRLLAELFLSQAGVADDVEIFETTGEESAALRTGDADVVAGSFSDPWALPHDETVDVLTIADQFPIYGPSLVVDPSASETGTEPLERFLTGTMLGWRAGRSDPTPAARRIAAAVDAGDEEIERTFRRALESFADSRARRNEGWGVHRDDEWERVRTAVAHTQQFSKS; encoded by the coding sequence ATGAAAGCAGCGGAGCACTGGGTGCTGGACGGTGACGACGAGCAGCTCGCCGCTGATCTCGGACTCGGACTCGGAGCGCAGTCCGGTCGCGTCCTCGCGTACCTCGTTCGCCGCGTCGAAGACGATCGTATCGAGGACCCGCGAGCACGACAGATAGATATTCGCCTCGGAACTGGCCTCGGCAACCAGGCCGTCGCTGACGCGCTGTCACGCCTCTCCGATCGGGGGCTGGTGACGGAAACGACGCTAGAAAGCGAGGAAGGGCGGCCGCCGAAAGCGTGGTCGACCGACCATACGGTCGAGACGGCGATGCACGACGCGTACGCGACGCGCGCCGCGGAACTCATCGGTACCGCGAACGCCGATCTGTCGAGTTCGACTCCCGCCGACCGTGGCACGATCCGCCTCGGATTCAACTGGCGACCGAACGGTCTTCACGTCCCGTTCTATGCGGCACAGATCGAAGGGACGTACGACAACGTCGGTGTGGACGTCGAGTTCGTCCACTATAATGGCTCGGAACAGGCGCTTCGAGCCGTCGCCGGCGGCGACGTCGACGTCGGAATCGTCGGTGCTGCCGTCCTCACCGATGCTCGACGGGATGGCGACTCGATCACCCCGATCGCAGTACTCTACCAGCGGGCGATGACCGTACTGTATACGACGCGAACGGTTTTCGGGGAGCGACTCACCGAGAGCGAACAGCTCCGTGATCGCTGTATCGGTATGTCGCCGAACACGGAAACGCGACTGCTGGCCGAACTGTTCCTCTCGCAGGCAGGCGTCGCCGACGACGTCGAGATATTCGAAACGACGGGCGAAGAGTCGGCGGCCCTCCGCACCGGCGATGCCGACGTCGTCGCGGGATCGTTCTCGGACCCGTGGGCGCTCCCCCACGACGAGACAGTGGACGTGCTCACGATCGCGGACCAGTTCCCGATTTACGGGCCGTCACTCGTCGTTGATCCATCGGCCAGCGAGACGGGAACAGAGCCGCTCGAGCGGTTTCTGACGGGGACGATGTTGGGATGGCGTGCCGGGCGATCGGATCCGACACCGGCGGCGAGACGAATTGCAGCCGCCGTCGACGCTGGAGACGAGGAAATCGAGCGGACGTTCCGACGAGCGCTCGAGTCGTTTGCCGATAGTAGAGCCCGACGAAACGAGGGCTGGGGGGTCCACCGTGACGACGAGTGGGAGCGCGTACGGACAGCAGTGGCCCATACGCAACAGTTTTCGAAATCATGA